A single genomic interval of Clostridium cylindrosporum DSM 605 harbors:
- a CDS encoding GNAT family N-acetyltransferase, which produces MESLYKFLNNYSSLYAEHNGKIIGCIGIVGHGERAQLRWFLLDQHYRGIGLGRKLLQEAID; this is translated from the coding sequence GTGGAATCACTTTATAAGTTTTTGAACAATTATAGCTCATTGTACGCAGAACATAATGGGAAAATAATAGGCTGTATAGGTATAGTAGGCCATGGAGAAAGAGCTCAACTTCGCTGGTTCTTACTTGATCAACATTATCGTGGGATTGGTCTCGGTAGGAAACTATTGCAAGAAGCAATAGATTAA